One Candidatus Nitrotoga arctica genomic window, GTACCAAACAAGATCATTTGCGGCGCATCAGTCCCATTATAAGTGAGATGACAAACAAGATAAGAAAGATGAAGAACAGAATCTTGGCAATCTCACTCGCACCGGCTGCAATACCAGTAAAGCCGAGTAGAGCAGCGACCAGTGCTATAACTAAAAACACAACAGTATAGTGCAGCATGATATTTTCCTTTCTTTGTTGGTCGGTCGACCGGATATTGCCACGTTTGAAGACCGACCTTTATCCTTATTTGACCCGCATATCATTTTTTACCGATTTCACACCTTTGACGTCGCGTGCAACATCGGCCGCCTTGTTGATATCAGCTTGGGAATTCACGAAACCACTCAGTTGTACTACGCCCTTGAAGGTTTCAACGTTGATTTCAGTGGATTTCAGGGAGGGCTCATTGAAAACTGCCGCCTTGACCTTGGTGGTCAGGACGCTATCGTCAATATATTCTCCTGTCCCTTCTTGTTTTGATGTAGCTGCGCAGCCCACAAAAAACACCAACAAAGCAGTCAGAAAAAAAGTGGAAAAACGTTTAAATTGTGTCATGGGAAGCCTTTTAAGTGAATGATGATACTAAATTGCCTCTCGATACTGGAACCAGAACAGAAT contains:
- a CDS encoding DUF1328 domain-containing protein, which produces MLHYTVVFLVIALVAALLGFTGIAAGASEIAKILFFIFLILFVISLIMGLMRRK
- a CDS encoding BON domain-containing protein, producing MTQFKRFSTFFLTALLVFFVGCAATSKQEGTGEYIDDSVLTTKVKAAVFNEPSLKSTEINVETFKGVVQLSGFVNSQADINKAADVARDVKGVKSVKNDMRVK